ATGAGCCTGCCCGGCTGGCCCGGTGCGACGCAGGTCATGGCGCTCGATCTGGATGGTGTGTCGATCAGTGCCGGTTCGGCCTGCTCGTCCGGAACCTCCAAAGGGTCAAAGGTCGGAACCGCGCTCGGCCTGCCCGAAGACGCGTCACAGGGCTTCGTGCGTGTAAGCCTGGGTTGGAATTCAAAACCGGATGATGCAGACGCCTTCATCAAGGCGTGGACGGCGGCGTATGCGCGCGCCGCATTGCCATCAAAGCAAATGCCTGAGGAGGCGGTAGGATAACATGGCCGCAGTCAAGGAAACCATCGAAGACGTCCGCAATCTGGAAGCCGACAAGTACAAGTACGGCTTCACGACGGACATCGAACAGGATCTCGCCCCCAAGGGGCTGAATGAAGAGATCGTACGCCTCATCTCTGCCAAGAAGGGCGAGCCGGAGTGGATGCTGCAATGGCGCCTGGAGGCGCTTGAGCGCTTCAAGGCGATGAAGGAGCCTGAGTGGGCGAAGGTCAATTATCCCAAGATCGACTATCAGGACATCCACTACTATGCCGAGCCCAAGGACGGTGCCAAGTATGACAGCATTGACGATGTCCCCGAGGAAATCCTCGCCGACTTCGCCAAGCTGGGCATCTCGCTGAAGGAGCAGGAGGTCCTGCTGGGCGTGAAGGGATCTGAGAACCGGGTCGCTGTTGATGCGGTCTTTGACTCGGTGTCTGTGGTCACGACCTTCAAGGCCGAGCTGGCCAAGGCCGGGGTGATCTTCTGCTCGATCTCCGAAGCGCTGCGCGAGCACCCCGAGCTGGTGAGGAAGTATCTCGGCTCGGTCGTGCCAGCCTCGGACAATTTCTTTGCCACGCTGAACACGGCTGTCTTCTCGGACGGGTCCTTCGTCTATGTCCCGCCGGGCGTTCGCTGCCCGATGGAGCTATCCACCTATTTCCGGATGAATGCGCAAGGCACCGGCCAGTTCGAGCGCACGCTGATCATCGCCGACAAGGGCGCTTATGTGTCCTATCTGGAAGGCTGCACAGCGCCGATGCGCGATGAGAACCAGCTGCATGCCGCCGTGGTTGAGCTGGTCGCGCTGGACGATGCCGAGATCAAGTATTCCACCGTCCAGAACTGGTGGCCGGGGGATGAGAACGGCAAGGGCGGGGTCTATAATTTCGTCACCAAGCGCGGCGACTGCCGGGGCAGGAACTCCAAGATCTCCTGGACCCAGGTCGAGACCGGCTCCGCCATCACCTGGAAATACCCGTCCTGCATCCTGCGCGGTGAAAACTCGCGCGGCGAGTTCTATTCGATCGCGGTGACCAATGGCCGTCAGCAGGCCGATACCGGCACCAAGATGATCCATCTCGGCAAGGGGTCTACCAGCCGCATCATCTCCAAGGGCATATCTGCCGGCCGCTCCGACCAGACCTATCGCGGCCTGGTCTCGGTGCATGCCAAGGCCGAGGGCGCGCGCAATTTCACCCAGTGCGACAGCCTTCTGATCGGTGATCAATGCGGCGCCCACACCGTGCCCTATGTCGAATGCAAGACGCCGAAGGCGGTACTCGAGCACGAGGCGACGACGACCAAGCTCTCCGAAGACCAGCTCTTCTACGCCCGCCAGCGCGGCCTCGGCGAAGAGGCGGCGACGGCTTTGCTGGTCAATGGCTTCGTCCGTGATGTGCTGCAGCAATTGCCGATGGAGTTTGCGGTTGAAGCGCAGGCTTTGCTCAAGGTCTCGCTTGAGGGGAGTGTGGGCTAGTGAAGCGGCTCTTGCGCATTGTCTGGCAAGGATTGCTTCCGGTCTGGGGGCTTTTGGTGCTGTGCGCTCTGGCGGGCCAATGGCTGTACTTCGAAGTGCTCTGGCAGCCGAATTTCTCATTTGAACGCCGGGCCGATGAGCTTGGACAGGTCATGTCGCCGTCCGGTTTGCTTTCGTTGCGGGCACGCACAGTCACAAACGGGATTGTCAGAGATGGCGAAACGAGCTGGTCGGATCCTGTGTCGGTCCTGACGCTTGTCGCAGACGATACAGAACATCCCGTCGCTTACATGTCCGTCGCGGCGAACGACGAATTATTGCCACTTGAGCAGGATGAACGGCTTGATATCGCATGGCTGGATGAAGATCGAGCGATCGTGACGTATTGCGGTGTCCGGCTTGGTTCGATGATCAATGCGATCACATTGAGGACTGACCCGGAGTCCATATCAAGTCCGGTTAGATTGAATGTCGAAATCGAGTTCAATCGCCGTGATGGCTGTGAGCTAGCTCCGCCGCCAGGCTTGATGTATCCCGGCAGGAGTGGCGACGCGATTTTGTACGGGCAAACGGGTACCACTTCGTCGGAAGAGGACGAGTAACACCAATGGCCCGCTCTCCCATCACCCATATAGACGACGCGCCGC
The window above is part of the Maricaulis maris MCS10 genome. Proteins encoded here:
- the sufB gene encoding Fe-S cluster assembly protein SufB, giving the protein MAAVKETIEDVRNLEADKYKYGFTTDIEQDLAPKGLNEEIVRLISAKKGEPEWMLQWRLEALERFKAMKEPEWAKVNYPKIDYQDIHYYAEPKDGAKYDSIDDVPEEILADFAKLGISLKEQEVLLGVKGSENRVAVDAVFDSVSVVTTFKAELAKAGVIFCSISEALREHPELVRKYLGSVVPASDNFFATLNTAVFSDGSFVYVPPGVRCPMELSTYFRMNAQGTGQFERTLIIADKGAYVSYLEGCTAPMRDENQLHAAVVELVALDDAEIKYSTVQNWWPGDENGKGGVYNFVTKRGDCRGRNSKISWTQVETGSAITWKYPSCILRGENSRGEFYSIAVTNGRQQADTGTKMIHLGKGSTSRIISKGISAGRSDQTYRGLVSVHAKAEGARNFTQCDSLLIGDQCGAHTVPYVECKTPKAVLEHEATTTKLSEDQLFYARQRGLGEEAATALLVNGFVRDVLQQLPMEFAVEAQALLKVSLEGSVG